The proteins below are encoded in one region of Syngnathus acus chromosome 2, fSynAcu1.2, whole genome shotgun sequence:
- the exosc10 gene encoding exosome component 10 yields MASLKNKKAVASSKQDDTNSNVPEGEDKEFCPGYEDVDAFVKYGLGSVLLATKASGGLPQAGDDFDFYRSFPGFQEFCEVQGDQLLLCMSQIMQHHSCRSRMRDCDKLTGLEERFDLVVDSNDVILEKVGILLDEADGVNRSQQPVMPAGFQPPKIVVSSWNRKGSSSGSRSETFRLLQAKNIQRPQLKFKEKVDNSNTPFIPKIFIKPNALKPLPSYFTTKHMRKERPEDLDVPAALADFIHHQRTQEHIEDMFAHPYQFELDHLTVPDSLLSKTEPKMYKPIEETPCSFIETLEDLVALSEKLNEVSEFAVDLEHHSYRSFLGVTCLMQISTREQDFIIDTLELRSEMCILNESFTNPSTVKVFHGADSDMEWLQRDFGLYVVNLFDTHQASRVLNLARNSLDHLLKHYCGTDADKRYQLADWRIRPLPDEMAHYARSDTHYLLYIYDCMKAQLLDFNHGQPGLLQSVWNKSKDISLKKYAKPIFTEESYLEVQKKQKRSFNTQQLAAFRLLFAWRDKLARQEDESTGYVLPTHMMIKISEELPKEPQGIIACCNPVPPMVRQQVNELHLLVQEAREMPLLKAEIATPKSKGLTPTRTTKVTLFGPHDTSRVHIADDELPVKQGVLFSDDDHKSDMDVEKIRSLVASAKITLFEEPEAKKILESLSVAQMKARRIIESFENPFRMYLPSSGVHVNENAKLDPSSKIFEISQRWKLRSMEQQQRELELAKKAKEEAKQQAKKAAEERRKAKESYKESLQNVATVRQQAAECAKVDGKKRERVPSEPGESTPKPSKKLKSAEKKQTKASPQESFKPFDYSQSDLKVFSDTKSKDNSQFDPNRQACDPKKKKMAGGKKSHSGAGNRSMSYLAGTSNRGFRHNWPKR; encoded by the exons ATGgcttctttaaaaaataaaaaggccgTCGCAAGCAGCAAGCAAGACGACACTAATTCCAACGTTCCAGAAGGAGAAGACAAAGAGTTCTGTCCTGGTTACGAAGACGTCGATGCTTTCGTTAAA TATGGGTTGGGCTCAGTGTTGTTGGCCACCAAAGCATCTGGCGGCCTGCCTCAAGCTGGAGACGACTTTGATTTCTATCGGAGCTTCCCCGGTTTTCAGGAATTCTGTGAAGTTCAAGGAGATCAGCTCTTGCTTTG CATGAGTCAGATCATGCAACATCACAGCTGCCGATCTCGCATGAGAGACTGCGATAAGCTCACCGGGCTGGAGGAGAGGTTTGACTTGGTTGTGGACTCCAACGATGTAATCCTAGAGAAAGTG GGGATTCTTCTGGATGAGGCTGATGGCGTGAACAGGAGCCAGCAACCTGTCATGCCCGCAGGCTTTCAGCCTCCCAAGATTGTCGTCTCCAGCTGGAATCGCAAG GGTTCGAGTTCTGGAAGTCGCTCTGAGACGTTCAGACTGCTCCAAGCCAAGAATATCCAAAGGCCTCAGCTGAAATTCAAGGAGAAAGTTGACAATAGCAACACACCATTTATTCCCAAAATTTTCATCAAGCCCAATGCGCTCAAACCACTTCCCTCAT ATTTCACCACCAAACACATGCGGAAAGAGAGACCGGAAGATCTAGATGTCCCGGCGGCGCTGGCTGACTTTATTCACCATCAGCGAACACAAGAACACATCGAAGACAT GTTTGCACACCCTTACCAGTTTGAATTGGATCATCTTACAGTGCCTGATAGCCTTCTGTCCAAGACGGAGCCCAAG ATGTACAAACCTATAGAAGAGACTCCCTGCTCGTTCATTGAGACACTGGAAGATCTAGTGGCTCTGAGTGAGAAGCTCAACGAGGTGTCTGAATTTGCAGTGGATCTCGAG CACCATTCATACAGGAGCTTTCTGGGAGTTACCTGTCTGATGCAGATTTCCACCAGAGAGCAGGACTTCATCATTGACACCTTGGAGCTCCGCAGTGAGATGTGCATCCTGAATGAGTCCTTCACCAACCCCTCTACAGTCAAA GTGTTTCACGGAGCAGACTCGGACATGGAGTGGCTCCAGAGGGACTTCGGCTTGTACGTGGTCAACTTGTTTGACACGCACCAGGCCAGTCGAGTGTTGAACCTGGCCAGAAATTCGCTTGACCACCTGCTCAAGCACTACTGTGGCACAGATGCGGATAAGCGCTATCAACTCGCTGATTGGAGGATCCG GCCCCTGCCGGATGAGATGGCACACTATGCCCGCAGCGACACCCACTATCTCCTCTACATCTATGACTGTATGAAGGCGCAGCTCTTGGACTTCAACCATGGCCAGCCCGGTCTACTGCAGAGTGTCTGgaacaaaagcaaagacaTTTCCCTGAAA AAATATGCAAAGCCAATATTCACTGAGGAATCTTATCTGGAGGTCCAGAAGAAGCAGAAAAGGTCTTTTAACACCCAACAGCTCGCTGCCTTCAGACTATTGTTCGCCTGGAGGGACAAGCTGGCTCGGCAGGAAGATGAAAGCACTGG ATATGTCTTGCCCACCCACATGATGATCAAGATATCTGAGGAGCTGCCCAA AGAGCCTCAGGGCATCATTGCCTGCTGTAACCCTGTCCCCCCGATGGTGAGGCAGCAGGTCAATGAGCTCCATTTATTAGTGCAGGAGGCTCGAGAAATGCCTCTCCTCAAG GCTGAAATTGCGACGCCAAAATCAAAAGGACTCACACCAACAAGGACG ACAAAGGTTACGTTGTTTGGCCCTCATGATACATCCAGGGTTCACATTGCTGATGATG AGCTGCCTGTTAAACAAGGAGTGCTCTTCTCTGATGACGACCACAAGTCTGACATGGATGTTGAGAAAATACGTAGTCTTGTGGCATCTGCCAAAATTACTTTGTTTGAG gagcccgaagcaaaaaaaatcctagagTCCCTTTCTGTGGCTCAAATGAAAGCTAGACGTATTATCGAGTCCTTTGAAAACCCTTTTCGAATG TACTTGCCTTCCAGTGGCGTGCACGTCAATGAGAATGCAAAGTTAGACCCTTCTTCAAAGATATTTGAG ATCAGTCAAAGATGGAAACTGCGGAGTATGGAACAACAGCAGAGGGAGCTGGAGTTAGCAAAGAAAGCCAAGGAGGAAGCAAAGCAACAGGCAAAGAAGGCAGCAG AGGAACGACGGAAGGCTAAAGAAAGCTACAAAGAGTCCCTGCAGAATGTGGCCACCGTACGCCAGCAAGCTGCT GAATGTGCAAAAGTGGATGGAAAGAAACGTGAGAGGGTCCCCAGTGAGCCTGGAGAGTCGACTCCCAAGCCGAGTAAGAAACTGAAATCAGCAGAGAAGAAACAGACCAAAGCTTCTCCTCAAGAAAGCTTCAAGCCTTTTGACTACAGTCAGTCAGACCTCAAAGTGTTTTCCG aTACTAAATCAAAGGACAACTCACAGTTTGATCCAAACAGGCAAGCCTGTGACCCTAAGAAAAAG AAAATGGCGGGTGGGAAAAAGAGTCATTCAGGTGCTGGAAATAGAAGTATGTCATACCTAGCCGGAACCTCAAACAG aggATTTCGACACAACTGGCCCAAAAGATAG